A region from the Gossypium hirsutum isolate 1008001.06 chromosome A08, Gossypium_hirsutum_v2.1, whole genome shotgun sequence genome encodes:
- the LOC107887225 gene encoding ATPase GET3A: MAENHELPEATIQNILDQDSLKWVFVGGKGGVGKTTCSSILSILLARVRSSVLIISTDPAHNLSDAFQQRFTKTPTLVNGFNNLYAMEVDPTVENEDVNGPEGMDSLFSDLANAIPGIDEAMSFAEMLKLVQTMDYSCIVFDTAPTGHTLRLLQFPSTLEKGLAKMMSLKSKFGGILSQMTRLFGMDDEFGEDAILGRLEGMKDVIEQVNKQFKDPDMTTFVCVCIPEFLSLYETERLVQELAKFEIDTHNIIINQVIFDDEDVESKLLKARMKMQQKYIDQFYMLYDDFNITKLPLLPQEVTGVEALKSFSRHLLSPYQPLCKRGTVEDLERRISMLKVQISEAEAELEKLRK; encoded by the exons ATGGCAGAGAATCACGAATTACCAGAGGCAACTATCCAGAACATACTGGACCAAGATAGCTTGAAATGGGTTTTCGTTGGTGGCAAAGGAGGTGTTGGTAAAACCACTTGTAGCTCGATTCTTTCCATCCTTCTGGCTCGGGTCCGATCCTCTGTCTTGATTATATCCACCGATCCTGCTCATAATCTCAGCGATGCTTTCCAACAACGATTCACTAAGACTCCCACTTTGGTCAATGGCTTCAACAATTTATATGCCATG GAAGTGGATCCTACTGTGGAAAACGAAGATGTGAATGGACCTGAAGGAATGGATAGTTTATTTTCTGACTTGGCAAATGCAATTCCAGGAATTGATGAGGCAATGAGCTTTGCTGAGATGCTTAA ATTGGTACAAACAATGGATTATTCTTGCATCGTATTCGACACTGCACCAACTGGACATACTCTTCGGCTTTTACAGTTTCCTTCTACATTAGAGAAGGGGCTCGCAAAAATGATGTCATTAAAAAGCAAATTTGGTGGCATATTGAGTCag ATGACCCGTCTTTTCGGGATGGATGATGAATTCGGGGAGGATGCAATTTTGGGGAGGCTTGAAGGAATGAAAGATGTGATTGAACAAGTTAATAAGCAGTTCAAAGACCCG GACATGACAACCTTCGTCTGCGTTTGCATTCCGGAGTTCCTCTCTCTATACGAAACAGAGAGACTGGTGCAGGAACTCGCCAAGTTTGAGATAGATACACACAATATCATCATCAACCAAGTAATTTTCGACGATGAAG ATGTCGAGTCCAAGTTATTAAAAGCGAGAATGAAGATGCAACAGAAGTACATTGACCAGTTTTACATGTTATACGATGACTTCAACATCACGAAGCTGCCGCTGCTCCCACAAGAG GTTACTGGGGTTGAAGCTCTGAAGTCATTTTCACGTCATTTACTTTCACCATATCAACCCTTGTGTAAAAGAGGAACGGTAGAAGATCTTGAGCGAAGAATATCGATGTTAAAGGTACAGATATCAGAAGCTGAAGCAGAACTTGAGAAACTCCGAAAATGA
- the LOC107887227 gene encoding subtilisin-like protease SBT4.14: MNMLAFSMRKLGFLFILIVLNIVAHGEETKNFYIVYLGDSPLSKQSAVQKHIGLLSSVKGSEHGAKESIIYSYTKSFNAFAAKLSENEAEMLKGLDEVASVFPNRYRKLHTTKSWDFIGLPLTAKRNLKFERNIIVGLLDTGITPQSESFKDDGFGPPPSKWNGTCGRFMNFSGCNNKIIGAKYYKLDGNPDPADILSPIDMDGHGTHTSSTLAGNLVREANLYGLAKGTARGAVPSARIAMYKVCWASSGCADMDILAALDDATSDGVDIISISIGGGTQDFVTDSISVGAFHALKKGIVTVTSAGNDGPSLSSVSNYSPWLLTVAASGIDRQFMSTVKLGNGKSFRGIGINTFESKEGLYPIVSGADVAMNSESKGNARFCFDNTLDPSKVKGRLVYCTLRQWGVDSVVKGIGGIGTIVESEQYLDTAQIFMAPATMVNSTVGETIQNYIHSTRSPTAVVYKSEEIKIPAPSVASFSSRGPNPGSHRILKPDIAAPGVDILAAYTLVKSLTGLKGDTQRSKFTLMSGTSMACPHVAGVAAYVKSFHPTWTPAAIKSAIMTTAKPMSKRVNKDAEFAYGAGQLNPARAINPGLVYDIDEMSYVQFLCHEGYSGSSIAHLIGTKSVNCSSLLPGFGYDALNYPSMQLKMKNSQQPTVGVFKRRVTNVGPPSVYNATIKAPKGLQITVRPTSLLFTRLLQKRSFKVVVVAKPELSTKFRVLSASLVWKTTHHTVRSPIVVYSLPD; the protein is encoded by the exons atgaacatGTTAGCATTTAGCATGAGGAAACTGGGTTTTCTTTTCATTCTGATTGTTTTGAATATTGTTGCACATGGAGAAGAAACAAAG AATTTTTACATTGTTTACTTGGGAGATAGTCCATTGAGCAAGCAATCTGCAGTTCAAAAACACATAGGCCTTCTTTCCTCTGTCAAAGGAAG TGAACATGGTGCCAAAGAGTCCATTATTTATAGCTACACCAAGAGCTTCAATGCCTTTGCTGCCAAGCTATCTGAAAATGAGGCTGAAATGTTGAAGG GTCTGGATGAAGTGGCATCGGTGTTTCCAAACCGATATCGGAAGCTACACACTACGAAATCGTGGGACTTCATTGGACTTCCTCTAACAGCTAAAAGAAATTTGAAGTTTGAGAGGAACATAATTGTGGGTCTACTTGATACAGGAATTACTCCGCAGTCCGAGAGCTTTAAGGATGATGGATTTGGTCCACCGCCCTCAAAATGGAATGGAACGTGCGGTCGTTTCATGAATTTCTCAGGCTGCAACAA CAAGATTATAGGAGCTAAATACTACAAGCTTGATGGCAACCCCGACCCTGCCGACATTTTATCACCAATAGACATGGATGGCCATGGCACGCACACTTCATCGACACTAGCAGGCAACCTGGTTCGAGAAGCAAATCTTTACGGGCTAGCCAAGGGGACAGCTCGTGGTGCGGTGCCATCAGCTAGGATAGCAATGTACAAAGTGTGCTGGGCCAGTTCAGGGTGTGCTGATATGGATATTCTTGCTGCATTGGACGATGCTACCAGCGATGGAGTGGACATTATATCGATATCGATCGGCGGGGGAACTCAAGATTTCGTGACCGATTCTATATCAGTTGGTGCATTTCATGCCCTGAAGAAGGGCATCGTTACCGTGACTTCTGCTGGGAATGACGGTCCAAGTTTGAGTTCAGTTTCTAACTATTCCCCATGGCTTCTTACTGTGGCAGCGAGTGGCATCGACCGACAGTTCATGAGCACGGTCAAGTTGGGTAATGGAAAAAGTTTTCGG GGAATTGGAATCAACACATTCGAGTCAAAGGAAGGTCTTTACCCCATTGTCAGTGGGGCCGATGTTGCGATGAACTCCGAAAGCAAGGGAAACGCAAGGTTCTGTTTCGATAACACATTGGATCCCAGCAAGGTGAAAGGAAGGCTTGTTTATTGCACACTAAGACAATGGGGTGTTGATTCTGTTGTTAAAGGAATTGGAGGCATAGGCACCATTGTTGAAAGTGAACAATACCTTGACACTGCACAAATTTTTATGGCACCAGCTACCATGGTGAACTCGACTGTTGGTGAAACTATACAAAATTATATACATTCCACAAG ATCACCTACAGCAGTGGTATACAAGTCTGAGGAAATCAAGATTCCTGCTCCATCTGTTGCTTCATTTTCGTCTCGGGGTCCAAATCCCGGCTCGCACCGTATTCTCAAG CCTGATATTGCTGCCCCTGGTGTCGATATATTGGCAGCTTACACTCTTGTAAAGTCGCTAACAGGGCTCAAAGGTGACACCCAACGTTCAAAGTTCACTCTCATGTCTGGCACTTCGATGGCCTGCCCTCATGTTGCAGGTGTTGCAGCCTATGTAAAATCGTTTCATCCAACTTGGACACCAGCCGCCATCAAATCTGCAATCATGACCACCG CAAAACCGATGAGCAAGAGGGTGAACAAGGATGCCGAGTTTGCCTACGGTGCTGGTCAATTGAACCCTGCAAGAGCCATAAACCCAGGCCTAGTCTATGACATTGATGAGATGTCTTATGTGCAATTCCTATGCCATGAAGGCTACAGTGGATCATCTATAGCACATTTAATCGGCACAAAATCTGTAAACTGCTCCTCATTGCTTCCTGGATTCGGCTATGATGCTCTTAACTACCCGTCGATGCAGCTTAAAATGAAAAACAGCCAACAGCCGACCGTTGGTGTTTTCAAGAGACGAGTGACCAATGTAGGTCCTCCATCTGTGTACAATGCTACCATTAAGGCTCCTAAAGGACTGCAAATCACGGTTAGGCCGACAAGTCTCCTGTTCACTCGTTTGTTGCAGAAGCGGAGTTTTAAGGTGGTGGTGGTAGCGAAACCCGAGCTGAGCACTAAATTCAGGGTGCTATCGGCTTCACTTGTATGGAAAACCACTCATCACACTGTGAGAAGTCCTATTGTTGTTTACAGTCTCCCAGACTAA